A genomic region of Macaca mulatta isolate MMU2019108-1 chromosome 5, T2T-MMU8v2.0, whole genome shotgun sequence contains the following coding sequences:
- the AFP gene encoding alpha-fetoprotein isoform X1 — protein sequence MKWVESIFLIFLLNFTESRTLHRNEYGIASILDSYQCTAEINLPDLATIFFAQFVQEATYKEVSKMVKDVLTAIEKPTGDEQSAGCLENQLPAFLEELCHEKDILEKYGLSDCCSQSEEGRHNCFLAHKKPTPASIPVFQVPEPVTSCEAYEEDRETFMNRFIYEIARRHPFLYAPTILLLAARYDKIIPSCCKAENAVECFQTKAASITKELRESSLLNQHACAVMKNFGTRTFHAITVTKLSQKFTKVNFTEIQKLVLDVAHVHEHCCRGDVLDCLQDGEKIMSYICSQQDTLSNKITECCKLTTLERGQCIIHAENDEKPEGLSPNLNRFLGDRDFNQFSSGEKNIFLASFVHEYSRRHPQLAVSVILRVAKGYQELLEKCFQTENPLECQEKGEEELQKYIQESQALAKRSCGLFQKLGEYYLQNAFLVAYTKKAPQLTSSELMAITRKMAATAATCCQLSEDKLLACGEGAADIIIGHLCIRHETTPVNPGVGQCCTSSYANRRPCFSSLVVDETYVPPAFSDDKFIFHKDLCQAQGVALQTMKQEFLINLVKQKPQITEEQLEAVIADFSGLLEKCCQGQEQEVCFAEEGQKLISKTRAALGV from the exons ATGAAGTGGGTggaatcaatttttttaattttcctactAAATTTTACTGAATCCAGAACACTGCATAGAAATGAATATGGAATAG CTTCCATATTGGATTCTTACCAATGTACTGCAGAGATAAATTTACCTGACCT GGCTACCATATTTTTTGCTCAGTTTGTTCAAGAAGCCACTTACAAGGAAGTAAGCAAAATGGTGAAAGATGTATTGACTGCAATTGAGAAACCCACTGGAGATGAACAGTCTGCAGGGTGTTTAGAAAACCAG CTACCTGCCTTTCTGGAAGAACTTTGCCATGAGAAAGACATTTTGGAAAAGTACGGACTTTCAGACTGCTGCAGCCAAAGTGAAGAGGGAAGACATAACTGTTTTCTTGCACACAAAAAGCCCACTCCAGCATCCATCCCAGTTTTCCAAGTCCCAGAACCTGTCACGAGTTGTGAAGCATATGAAGAAGACAGGGAGACATTCATGAACAG ATTCATTTACGAGATAGCAAGAAGGCATCCCTTCCTGTATGCACCTACAATTCTTCTTTTGGCTGCTCGCTATGACAAAATAATTCCATCTTGCTGCAAAGCTGAAAATGCAGTTGAATGCTTCCAAACAAAG GCAGCATCAATTACAAAAGAATTAAGAGAAAGCAGCTTGTTAAATCAACATGCATGCGCAGTAATGAAAAATTTTGGGACCCGAACTTTCCATGCCAT tactGTTACTAAACTGAGTCAGAAGTTTACCAAAGTTAATTTTACTGAAATCCAGAAATTAGTCCTGGATGTGGCCCACGTGCATGAGCACTGCTGCAGAGGAGACGTGTTGGATTGTCTGCAGGATGGG GAAAAAATTATGTCCTACATATGTTCTCAACAAGACACTCTGTCAAACAAAATAACAGAATGCTGCAAACTGACCACACTGGAACGTGGTCAATGTATAATTCATGCAGAAAATGATGAAAAACCTGAAGGTCTATCACCAAATCTAAACAGGTTTTTAGGAGATAGAGATTTTAACCAATtttcttcaggggaaaaaaatatctTCTTGGCAAG TTTTGTTCATGAATATTCAAGAAGACATCCTCAGCTTGCAGTCTCAGTAATTCTAAGAGTTGCTAAAGGATACCAGGAGTTATTGGAGAAGTGTTTCCAGACGGAAAACCCTCTTGAATGCCAAGAGAAAGGG GAAGAAGAATTACAGAAATACATCCAGGAGAGCCAAGCATTGGCAAAGCGAAGCTGCGGCCTCTTCCAGAAACTAGGAGAATATTACCTACAAAATGC atttctcGTTGCTTACACAAAGAAAGCCCCTCAGCTGACCTCATCGGAGCTGATGGCCATCACCAGAAAAATGGCAGCCACAGCAGCCACTTGTTGCCAACTCAGTGAGGACAAACTATTGGCCTGTGGTGAGGGAGCG GCTGACATTATTATTGGACACTTATGTATCAGACATGAAACGACTCCAGTAAACCCTGGTGTTGGCCAATGCTGCACTTCTTCATATGCCAACAGGAGGCCATGCTTCAGCAGCTTGGTGGTGGATGAAACATATGTCCCTCCTGCATTCTCAGATGACAAGTTCATTTTCCATAAGGATCTGTGTCAAGCTCAGGGTGTAGCGCTGCAAACGATGAAACAAGA GTTTCTCATTAACCTTGTGAAGCAAAAGCCACAAATAACAGAGGAACAACTTGAGGCTGTCATTGCAGATTTCTCAGGCCTGTTGGAGAAATGCTGCCAAGGTCAGGAACAGGAAGTCTGCTTTGCTGAAGAG GGACAAAAACTGATTTCAAAAACTCGTGCTGCTTTGGGAGTTTAA
- the AFP gene encoding alpha-fetoprotein isoform X2, producing the protein MDRQGWCYLFLETSILDSYQCTAEINLPDLATIFFAQFVQEATYKEVSKMVKDVLTAIEKPTGDEQSAGCLENQLPAFLEELCHEKDILEKYGLSDCCSQSEEGRHNCFLAHKKPTPASIPVFQVPEPVTSCEAYEEDRETFMNRFIYEIARRHPFLYAPTILLLAARYDKIIPSCCKAENAVECFQTKAASITKELRESSLLNQHACAVMKNFGTRTFHAITVTKLSQKFTKVNFTEIQKLVLDVAHVHEHCCRGDVLDCLQDGEKIMSYICSQQDTLSNKITECCKLTTLERGQCIIHAENDEKPEGLSPNLNRFLGDRDFNQFSSGEKNIFLASFVHEYSRRHPQLAVSVILRVAKGYQELLEKCFQTENPLECQEKGEEELQKYIQESQALAKRSCGLFQKLGEYYLQNAFLVAYTKKAPQLTSSELMAITRKMAATAATCCQLSEDKLLACGEGAADIIIGHLCIRHETTPVNPGVGQCCTSSYANRRPCFSSLVVDETYVPPAFSDDKFIFHKDLCQAQGVALQTMKQEFLINLVKQKPQITEEQLEAVIADFSGLLEKCCQGQEQEVCFAEEGQKLISKTRAALGV; encoded by the exons ATGGATAGACAAGGATGGTGCTACCTCTTCCTGGAGA CTTCCATATTGGATTCTTACCAATGTACTGCAGAGATAAATTTACCTGACCT GGCTACCATATTTTTTGCTCAGTTTGTTCAAGAAGCCACTTACAAGGAAGTAAGCAAAATGGTGAAAGATGTATTGACTGCAATTGAGAAACCCACTGGAGATGAACAGTCTGCAGGGTGTTTAGAAAACCAG CTACCTGCCTTTCTGGAAGAACTTTGCCATGAGAAAGACATTTTGGAAAAGTACGGACTTTCAGACTGCTGCAGCCAAAGTGAAGAGGGAAGACATAACTGTTTTCTTGCACACAAAAAGCCCACTCCAGCATCCATCCCAGTTTTCCAAGTCCCAGAACCTGTCACGAGTTGTGAAGCATATGAAGAAGACAGGGAGACATTCATGAACAG ATTCATTTACGAGATAGCAAGAAGGCATCCCTTCCTGTATGCACCTACAATTCTTCTTTTGGCTGCTCGCTATGACAAAATAATTCCATCTTGCTGCAAAGCTGAAAATGCAGTTGAATGCTTCCAAACAAAG GCAGCATCAATTACAAAAGAATTAAGAGAAAGCAGCTTGTTAAATCAACATGCATGCGCAGTAATGAAAAATTTTGGGACCCGAACTTTCCATGCCAT tactGTTACTAAACTGAGTCAGAAGTTTACCAAAGTTAATTTTACTGAAATCCAGAAATTAGTCCTGGATGTGGCCCACGTGCATGAGCACTGCTGCAGAGGAGACGTGTTGGATTGTCTGCAGGATGGG GAAAAAATTATGTCCTACATATGTTCTCAACAAGACACTCTGTCAAACAAAATAACAGAATGCTGCAAACTGACCACACTGGAACGTGGTCAATGTATAATTCATGCAGAAAATGATGAAAAACCTGAAGGTCTATCACCAAATCTAAACAGGTTTTTAGGAGATAGAGATTTTAACCAATtttcttcaggggaaaaaaatatctTCTTGGCAAG TTTTGTTCATGAATATTCAAGAAGACATCCTCAGCTTGCAGTCTCAGTAATTCTAAGAGTTGCTAAAGGATACCAGGAGTTATTGGAGAAGTGTTTCCAGACGGAAAACCCTCTTGAATGCCAAGAGAAAGGG GAAGAAGAATTACAGAAATACATCCAGGAGAGCCAAGCATTGGCAAAGCGAAGCTGCGGCCTCTTCCAGAAACTAGGAGAATATTACCTACAAAATGC atttctcGTTGCTTACACAAAGAAAGCCCCTCAGCTGACCTCATCGGAGCTGATGGCCATCACCAGAAAAATGGCAGCCACAGCAGCCACTTGTTGCCAACTCAGTGAGGACAAACTATTGGCCTGTGGTGAGGGAGCG GCTGACATTATTATTGGACACTTATGTATCAGACATGAAACGACTCCAGTAAACCCTGGTGTTGGCCAATGCTGCACTTCTTCATATGCCAACAGGAGGCCATGCTTCAGCAGCTTGGTGGTGGATGAAACATATGTCCCTCCTGCATTCTCAGATGACAAGTTCATTTTCCATAAGGATCTGTGTCAAGCTCAGGGTGTAGCGCTGCAAACGATGAAACAAGA GTTTCTCATTAACCTTGTGAAGCAAAAGCCACAAATAACAGAGGAACAACTTGAGGCTGTCATTGCAGATTTCTCAGGCCTGTTGGAGAAATGCTGCCAAGGTCAGGAACAGGAAGTCTGCTTTGCTGAAGAG GGACAAAAACTGATTTCAAAAACTCGTGCTGCTTTGGGAGTTTAA